TTCTACAACGAACGTATTCTGCGTCGTTCTCAGGAGATTGCTGCGACTGTCGTTCCCGTCCAAAAGAAGGGAGAACGCATGAAGGAAAAGTTGGACACGCACCGTTCGTACATGACAACCTATCGGATGTACAAAGACCGCGAGCGGGAACTAGAATTCCCGCTCGCGGTCGCTGTGTCCTATCACGCTGGAGATCGAGGGAAAAGCGGGGAGGTTGTGCGAGGGTATGTGGCGTGCGATCTGGCTGATCGCACGCCCAAGCAGGTCGAACAGCTGTACCGGAAACGGTCAGCGATTGAAACAAGCTACCGGGTGTTTCGCCAAGCACGAGTGGTAACGACGACACAAGATCCAGTCGTCCGCTTTGCATTCGTCTTGGTCGGGTTCTTGCTGGAGAACCTCTGGCTCGTGCTTCGGTGGGCGGTCGTCGCCCGCCCGCGTCGGGGCGGGCGCGACCTGCCCGAGGAATTCACGTTCAAGACCTTCTCTGACTGGATCAGACATGCATTAGAGGAAGAGCTAGAGCGGAGTTGGGAGATCGAGATGAACGGAACAGGTGTGCCAGAAGCATACGCGCCGGCCACGGGCTGACGCCAGCCCGCGGCCTTGGGCAAGCTCTTGGTGAGCAACAGCATTCGCCTAGAACAGCGTATCTCAGCCTTCTTACTTCACTTCTCCTCATCCGTGGATTCTATTTCCTGTTCACTCGGTTACCACACCGGCATTCGCTCTGTTCGTCAATGACTCAGCACAGTTCACGAAGCGACTTTCGGGAAGTACCGATTATCTGTTCACGTGTCACTGAAATCGGGATGTCTACGTCAACTGTCTCACCCAGTCGTGGCGTCCAGGGTCCGGCTGCAACTACCACAGTTTCACACGTAATCTCTCCATCTTCGGTTTCGACACCGACGACTGCCCCATCATCAACAGTGATTGATTCAACTCCGGTCCCTGTGATGACGGTTGCACCGTTACGTCGTGCTGCACGGTCGAAACCGTTAGCGGCATCCGCTCCATCGGAATACCCCGCCTCATCATCGGAGATTCCGAAATCATAGTCCTCGACACCGGTCAGCATGGGGTACTGATCCGGGAGCTCTTCGCTCCCGTATCGCGTGACAGGGATATCAAGATCAGAAAGAACTTCGTATCCGTCTTGAGCATACGTGCCGCCAGGGGTATCTTCGTTTGCAAACCGAACCAGCGGATTCTCTTCGTAGGCTATGGCTTCTCCTGTTTTTTCATCAAATCGGCGATAGAAGCGATGGCTCCACCACGCCATTTTGCTGTATATTTCTTGGTCGCCGTAGTGATGGCGGAGAATTGCTGAGGAGTCACCAGTTGAACCGGTTGCAATACTATCCTTTTCTACGAGAGTAATATCCAGCTCTGTTTCTGATGAGAGGAAAAATGCGATGCTCGTGCCCATGATTCCACCGCCGATGATGACGATATCCGAGTCGTTCGGTAGATTGTCACTATCTTGCATGCCTGAATGATGCCAACCGATCCATCTTAATACTGGGGGGTACCCTCGTTAGGTTGCCCTGCTGGGGATTCATATGCAGGGCTCTGGTGAATTGCCGGAGTTCGACGACTTCGACCGTTCGATCTAGAAAGATACAGTGGGAAACGGCGGGCGGTTCACGTCCAAAATTTCCTGCTCTGTTGAACGCCGACGCCCTCTGCGGATTGTATCGCTGATTTCAGGGGATTTGGACGCCGTCTGGCGATATGGGACGTCTCAGGAACCTCGCACAGACGTTTCACGAGTTCGCCACGACCCACGTAGAAGAACCAGACGTACCCGCCGCGCCGGACGGCGCGGACGGGTACGCCAAGTCCACGAAGATCGCGTTGCTCTTGCTCAAAGAGGAAGTCAACAAGCCGCTCCGGCAGTTCGAGGACTATCTGAACGAGATGCCGGGAATCCTTGCTGTGTTCGGCCTTGAGAAATCACCTGATTACACGTCTTTCAGCGTGTGGGACGGAGAATTCCCGATGAAAGAGTTGCGCCGCCTGCTCCGCCGGTCAGCGGAGCAGGCGGGGCTCTCAGGAACTGCCTCGATCGATGCCAGCGGCTTCCAGCGAGATCAGGCTAGTTCGCACTACCGAAATCGTGTCGGCTACTCGTTCAATGCGATGAAGACAACGCTGCTCGTCGATACGGAGTCACTTGCTATCATGGACGCTCATTTCACCACAAAGAAAGCCTATGACGGTCACATTGGGCTGCAGGTCTTTCGGCGCAACGCCGAAGACCTGCAGGCACTTCTGGCTGACAAGATGTACTCATGGAGCAATCTCCGGGAGGCCTGCCGTGAAGCGTCAACGCGACCAGTGATCAAACACTGTGAGCAAAACGCACTCAAGAAGGCTCACAACGCCAGAATTGACGACGAAGTCTACAATCAACGGTCAATGAGTGAGACCGTATTTGCGATGCTGAAGGACGACGGCGACGAGCTCCGCTCCCGGAGCTGGCATGGCCAGTTCCGGGAGCTCACACGGAAGTGCATCGTCCATAACCTCGCGCAGGCGGCGAGTTAAGGCTCGCCGCCTGCTCCTCTTCTCCGGACGTATTCGAGAGAGGCATCGCCATCGTCCATCTCACACTTCGTGCAGCATCTTGTGAAACTGATGTTTTGATCACTGCACAAGTCGGCTGAAATCGAATCGTCCGATCTCAGAACCTACCGATAGAGCGTAGCTACCGGTGGAAAAGCGAATGTCAAAATTTCTATGACGGCGCTGTCTTGCGTTCAACACTGCAAAATTTCCCGCTTCATACGGACCACTGTCCGTCCGTCCCGCAGCGACCACGTCCAGTTGGGCGGTCGCTGCGGAACACAGGGACAGCAGACCGCATCAAGTCTCGACCTGGATCTGGAAGTGCTTCAGAAATGGTTTTCCTAACAACGCTTCAGTGCTTTTCTCCTCACGGTCCGACAAACTCACTTCCACCAGTTTCTCTACATCTTTCAGCTCCACCCAGACTTTAGCGACCGGTCGGCGATCACTGCCGTTTACTTTTACGCTGCTAACGACAGGGCCGGCACCAATCCGAGCTGCTACTTTGTGATCAATGGTGGTGCGGTCGGCTCCGACATCTGCCTTTGCTGTTACAGTGGTCTTCCCATTCATTCCCTTGAAGGTGACTTGCTCTTTCTGACTGATCTCGGGCATTCCTAATACTGTAATTCGTCTTTCTTTGTAAATACTGTCTGTTCGATAAGTAGAGCCAACCTCAGCACTGTCAGGCTTGGTTCTCGAGTCTGAGTACGGGGATTGGCGGCCGTATTCAGTTGGGAAGACCCATCGCGCCGATCTGTTCCTGGTATCGGTTTCGAATGGTGACCTCGGTCACCTGGGCGACAGTGGCGACTTCGTTCTGCGTCTTTTTCTCATTACACAGGAGCGCACTCGCATAGATTGCAGCTGCGGCATATCCGGTCGGCGATTTTCCCGATAACATCCCCTTTTCGGCCGTGGTATCGATAATTTCGTTAGCTTTCGCCTGCACTTCTTCGGAAAGCTCGAGTTCAGAACAGAACCGAGGAACGTATTTCTTCGGATCGACGGGCTCCATCTCGAGACTGAGTTCCTTCGAAATATACCGATACGTGCGACCGATCTCCATCCGATCAACACGTGAGACTGCAGCAACTTCGTCCAGGGATCGTGGAATCCCTTCCATCCGGCAGGCCGCGTATAACGTACTCGTGGCAACACCCTCGATTGAGCGTCCACGGATGAGGTCCTCCTCGAGCGCGCGTCGGTAGAGGACGCTGGCGACCTCCCGAATGGATCGCGGAACGCCCAGAGAAGAGGCCATCCGGTCAGTTTCGGAGAGTGCGAACTGGAGATTGCGTTCGCCAGCGTCCTTCGTCCGAATACGCTCTTGCCATTTTCGCAGCCGGTTCATTTGACTCCGCTTCTCCGAGGAGAGAGACCGTCCGTAGGCGTCTTTGTTTTTCCAGTCGATGCTGGTAGTTAAGCCCTTATCGTGCATCGTCTGGGTCGTTGGCGCACCAACGCGAGATTTGCTGTCTCGCTCCGACGCGTTGAATGCCCGCCATTCTGGCCCCCGATCGATCGTCTCCTCTTCGAGAATCAATCCACACTCCTCGCAACTAATTTCGCTCTCGTCTGAACTTCTCGTGACCGCACTTGAATCGCATTCCGGGCAGGTCCGAACTCCTGCCTGATCAGCAGCTTCGTGCTCCGTTTGATCCCCGTCTGCTTTCTGGCGAGTCAGGCGTTTCATTGATCGATTGTATAGAATTCCTCCAGAGGGTTAAACACTGGGAGCGATCGTGGCATGGAAATTCTGCGAACGCCCGGCAATAGAGATGCGAGGAGAATACCTCCGCCTTCAGGCGGAGGAGGATGTCAACGCTTTCGCCACAGACAGGCGATGAGCCGACCGTCCAAGTTGAACCGATGGTTGATCAATGACTCTGGCTGTCGTCGTTACCGTCCCGCCGCTTACATCCTGTTGGTGGCTGTGGTCGTACAAATAATGCTACCCTGGCAACCGGTCTTCTTCGTCGACTCACCGTTTGTGAAGTCCTCTCGCAAACAGTTTCCGCTGTGCGGCCCGGAGATGCTGGGTGAAGGTGGCCCGTGAGATGCCAAGAGCATCGGCGAGTTCGCTCGTATTGTTGTGTCGGGGGCGCTCGAAGTATCCCGCTTCGATGGCGAGTTCGAGCACCTGTCGCTGTCGGTCTGTCAATTCCTCGGGCGCAACGTTCTCGTCTTCGGACCGATCAGACGCCGTCCAGAAGGTCATCACGTTGCTCTCACCGTACGTCTCGGAGAGAATGTCGACACACGCCTGAATCGTCGTTTGTGGCCCGACAACAGCCGTGACCTTCGCTGTTTCGTCCTCAACCACCGTGTGAGAGAGTGAGACACCGGCGTCGACGAGCAGCGTTTCGGGGGTCGGTGACGCGACGATGAGCCCGAACTGGACACGGTTCTCGGCGTCGGTTCGGTAGAATTCGACCGAGGAGATGGAATCATCCGACTCAATGCGGGCAGTGAGACCGGCATTCGTCGCTCCATCGAAGGTCGTGGCGTAGAGAACTTTGTCGTCGTTCCGCGGGATAACCGAGCGCGTGTGAAGCGTTACCTCCTCGGGGAGGGCGGCAGCGAGTGCGACGAGTGGATGTTCTCGACTGCTGAGAGAGAACGTCACGGTCGCGGTTGCTGACGAGAGCAGCGTTCGTTTCCACGTGGTGGTTTGGAATGCATACCCCACAGTCTCGGTATACTCCGAGAGGAGTGTTTGCTCCGAACTGTCGATCCGTGGGTTTTGACTATAGACCGTCAACACGCCGAAACAGAGGTCGTCGTGACTGATCGGGAGTGCCGCTACCGACCCGAAGCCGTGGTTGATGGCGAGTTGCCTCCATTTCGTGTCTTCGGTATCGGTATCGGTATCGGTCGACCCATCCGTGTGTCCGAGCGACCGGACGACCGGTTCGGTTCTATCGAGTGCGAGGAACGCGGGTTCCGAACGGTTCGTCGGTCGGGTGTCGATGGGGAGGGCGGATTCGAGATACTCCGTTTCGCCAGCCGTCGAGAGCGGCACGAGCTGTCGGTCGTCATCGAGGGTGCCGATCCACGCGCAGGCGTATCCAGTGTCGACCAGATGCTCGCAGACGTTTCGACCGAGTTCCGAGCGGGTGGTCGAAGCCGTCACCAGTTCAAGCAGCGTCTCTTTGGTTTTGCGCTCGCGGGTCAGGGCCCGTCGGGTCCGATCAGCCGTGACTGCCGATTCGATCCGCGTGGCGAGTCGCGTCGGCTGGGAACTCAAATCCCGCTTCCGGATGTAATCGGTGACCTGCTCGCCGATCGCGTCGCTCGCAACTGCTTCGTTACCCTCTCCGGTCACGAGAATAAACGGGATATCCGGCTCGGCGGCACGGATCGCGGTCAACAGATCGAGTCCGGTTCCGTCTCCGAGTTGGTAATCGCAGACGATACAGTCCGGTCGTTGCTCGCCGAGCGTGGCCTGTGCGTCCTCGTAGCTGGTCGCCGTCGACACCTGCAGCCTGTCGTGAGCGCGTTCGAGCAGTCGACGCTGGGTTCGGACCCATGTCTCATCGTCGTCGATCAGCACGACAGAGATCGGTGGATCAGCCGATCCCGAGACCGGTCCATCCGTCGAGTTCACGGTCACACTCCACTCGGTGGGTGTCCGGTATCGAAGTCAGCCGCACTGTTTCGAATTCGAGTTGTCATATCTGGACGTCTCATTACGTCCGCTTAAACTTCATACCAGCATGAGGTGGTGTGCGTGCGGCATCCAGCTCAGACTATCCCATCACGTCGGGTTCACGAGCGTGGGGAGCGGTCTCGACCTCGAAGCGCGCGCCGCCGTCTGTGCCGTCACCGACCGCGAGAGACCAGCCGTGCGCTTCGACGATGGTCCGGACAATCGCCAGCCCGTATCCGGAGCCACTCCCGGTCGACACGCCGAACGACAGCAGATCCCCCCGTCGATTCGCCGGGATTCCCGGCCCGTCGTCCTCAACGTAGAATCCGGACGCCGTCGACAGACTCCCGACTCGGACAGTCGTCGCGCCCGCCCGACCGCCGACAGCATGATCGACGCAGTTCTGAAAGAGATTCTCGAAGGCCTGCTGGAGTCGATTCGCATCCGCAGAGAGCGTCCGAGTCGATTCGACGACGAGTCGCAGCTCGCCGGTGTCGACCACGTCCCAGGCGGCCCGGGCGACCGTTTCGAGATCGCAGTCGGTCCGCGTCTCTACGTCCGTGCTCTCGCGGGCGAGCGCAGGCAGCCCCTCCGCGAAGGCCCGAAGTCGGCGATGGACGTCTTCGAGATCGGATAGCGACCGTTCGATCTCCGGGTCGGGCGCATCGAGGTCCGTGCGAAGGAGATGAAGCAGGCTCTCGCCTGTCGCCAGCGGGGTCGCCAGATCGTGTGAGACGACGCCTGCGAGGCGTTCGAGCTGTTCGTTTTTGGCTTCCAGGCTCTCCTGTTGGCGCTTTTGCAGCGTGATGTCGGTCAGCGAGAGTATAAATCCACGCGGGTCCTGCAGAGTCGGGTCGGTCTCGCGAACGCGGGCGATATAGTGCCGTGGGCTACCGTCAACCTCGATTACGCACTCGATGGCCGTTGCGAGGTCGGAACGGAGATCGTCGTCGTCGAGCAGGGTTTGGGGGAGGAGGGCAGTGAGATCGGTCCCCTCGATGGGACCCGTCGCGTCGACCAGCTCGCGTGCAGCTCGATTCGCGTCGAGAATCCGGTTCGAGTCGGTGACGACGAAGACGGGATCGCCGAGGGTGTGAAAGACGCGCTCGTGGGCGACGGGGAGAAAGCTAGCGAGTTCGGTCCGCTGGACGATCACCGCGAGCGGAATCCCGACGAGGATGAAGACGACCGGCGAGAGATCCGTCGTCGGAATCGGCTGAAAGCCGAGATGGAACAGGCCGTTGGCGATCCACGGAACGCTCAGGCAAGCGAGTAAAATCGCCGACTGTCGGCGGTAGAGCCGATTGCTCGTAACGGTCTCGCCGACGAGTAGCCCCGTGCCGGCGACCAGTAGGCCGTAGGAGTAGACGACGTTGATGCGGTGGGCGATCCCGGGCGTCGTCTCCAGGACCGCCATGCCGCCGACGGTCGTGTAGACGATCTCGGTGTAGAACAGCGAGTGATACTGGGCAGTCCAGACGAGCGCAAGTACGCCGACCGGCACCACCGAGAGGAGGACGACCCGGCGCTGTGAGAGCCACTCTTCTCGGTCAGTGTACTGGAGGGCGAAGACGATCCAGACGACCGGGGTCGAGACGACCGAGAGATACGAGAGTTGACTGAAAAACAGCAGCCACGCCTCCCCCGTCGCCACCAGATATCCGACGTAGGTTGTTGCCCAGAAACCGACGACAAGCAGGAACAACCCGAACGTGAAGGCGGGCTGTCGGCGGTCGTACCTGGCCAGTAGCGCGACCGCGAGCAGGCCCCCGATGAGCGCTGACCCCGCGTAGGCGACCAGCCCGTATACGTACATGAATCCGTGACTGCCTTCTGCGTCGAGCAGTACCATTCTATCGATTCTGGCCACGCAAAGAACATCTCTCGGAGATGGTCGATGGGAGGATCTTCACCCCGTGGAACACCGTCACACCACCATTCGCTGGTATCCCATTTAAGCCGGTCGTGTCAGTACCGACGAACGAGGAATGCAACATCTCTCATCAGTGGTAACAGTCAGCACCCCGCTGTCACAGCCCACTTCGACCCCGCGGGGAGTCGTCGTCCGGAGACGCGCCGAATTGCCATCCGCTCACAGAAAGCTGAACGAATGATCCGTCGGAAATTCGTTGCAAAGACGCGACGGAATCGGAGCCGCTCGGACGATCGATACAGCGGCGCAGTCACGTTGGTCCTTTCAGTTGTACTGGTCGTGTCGACGCTCGCAGCCGGGACGGTCGTCCTCTCTGCGGTGTCGGCTGCCGATTCGTCGAGCACCGTCCAGGCGGACGAGGGGCCGAACCTGCTCACCAATCCGGGGTGTGACGCCGACGACGGCAGTGGTTCACCACCGGACGGATGGAACCTAGTGTCGACCAACGTCCAATGTACGGACCCGACCACCGTCGGTGGTCCACCAGCGCCGGATGGCTCGGACGCCTTCACCGATTTCTCCCAAGACGACAACGACGCCATCGTCGAGCAGTCGGTCGACGTGACCGGCGGTGCGGAGTACAACCTCAGTGGTGAGGTCGGGAAAGACTCCGGTACCACGGACTACGCCCAAATCGAAGTCGAGTTCCTCGACAGCGGCGGTTCCACACTGTCCGGAGGAGTCTCGAAGGAAGTACACCCGGCGGCCGACACGTACGAGTCGTTCGAGACCTCGACGGTGGCTCCGTCGAACGCGGCCACCGCCATCGTTCGGATAACCCTCGTCGACATCGACGGAACCAGCTACTCGGACGCATACCTCAACGAGGTCGAGTTCCGCGAGGTCACCAGTGGGGTGACGGCGTTCCCCGTCAGCGGCGTCGAGACGGGCGTCGAGCAGACCCTCGACCCGTCGTGGACGCTCCACGACGACGACTACGCGGAGCAGGACGACGACCTCGGGAGCGAGCCTGCCGACCTCGTGAGTTTCGGCGGCGGGGATCTCGCGGGCGATGCGACCGAACACGACGCGGGAGCCAACGTCTCGCTCGCGGGCGGGCATCTCCAAGTGAACGCCGACGGGTCGTTCGAGCTCACGAACCCGACTCAGACCGGGACGTTCACGTTCGATTACCGAATCGAGGACTCGAGTAGCTCCGACGAGGCGTCGGTAGAGATAACGGTCGACGATAACACGCTCCACAATTCGGGCTGTGAGGAGACCGACACCGACAGCAACCCCATGGGATGGGCCGTGACGACCGGGAGTATGACCTGTTTGGACCTCGACGAAGACGACGACACGAGCCACTCGTCTATCGACGCAACCAGTTTCGCAGCCGACTTCGGCGGTGACGCGGAGGCCGAACAGACCGTCTACGTCGTCCCGGGCAAGGAGTACGCCCTCGAGGGCTACTACGGTACCGACGCCGGAGACGACTACGGCGAGGTCGAACTCGAGTATATGGACGAGAACGGCGACGTCATCGCTGGCGAGGGCGTGACACTCTCGGACCTCCAGTCGGACTCGACGACCGAGTTCGACCAGTTCAGCGGCTCCGCGGTCGCGCCGAGCGGGGCGAGGCAGGCCACGATTCGGCTCTCGATGGCTCACGTCGACGGCGGAACCTACGCGGGCGTCTACTTCGACGACCTCTCGTTCAAACCCGACCCGGTGCCGGACGCGAAAGACGTCGGTGGGCTGTCTATCGCCCTCGACGACACGCTCGCGGCGTCCGTCTTCGACGATCACGGCAACGGGACGGACTACCTCGGGGAGCCCCAGGGCGAGGTCGTGAGCTTCGGCGCCGGGGACCTAGGCGGCAACGTCACGACACACGCCGCGGGTGAGGTCGTGACACTCGCTGGTGGGAACCTGACGGTCGCGTCGAACGGCTCGCTCGAACTTTCCGGTCCCACGGAACCGGGAACCTACACGTTCGAGTACCGCCTGAAGAACGAGGCAGGGAGCGACGACGCGACGGTGACCGTTACTGTCGAGGACACCACTCCGCCGACTGCCGATGCCGGGGCGGACCAGACTGTCGACGAGGACACGGCCCTGACCTTCGACGGATCAGGATCGACCGACAACGAAGCTATCGACAGCTACGAGTGGGAGTTCGGTGACGGTACCGAGGCGACCGGGCCGACACCGACGCACACGTACGCCGATCCGGGAACGTACACGGTGACGCTCACCGTCACCGACACGGCCGGAAACAGCGATACCGACACCCTCAACGTCACGGTGCGGGACGTGACGCCGCCGACGGCCGACGCCGGGGGCGACCGGATTGTGAAATCTGGTCAGCAACTCGACTTCGACGGCTCCGGTTCCACCGACAACGTCGATGTCACCGGCTACGAGTGGGACTTCGACGACGGGGCGACCGACACCGGCGAAACCGTCACGCACACCTTCGACGAGGCCGGCACCTACGATGTCTCGCTGACGGTCGAGGACGACGCCGGGAACACCGACACCGATACCGCGACGGTGACGGTCACAGAGAAAGTGCCTATCGACACCTGCACGACGATCGACTCCCCGGGAGCGCACGAACTCGTCGGCGATCTCGAAAGCGACGAGACCTGTATCGAAATCACCGCGAGCGACGTCCATCTCGACGGTAAGGGCTACACCGTCACGTCGACGGCGAGCGAGAACGAGGATTCCGGCATCCTCGTCGACGGCTCGGCGGGCGAACTGTCGAATGTCACCGTCGAGAACGTCACGCTCGTCGACTGGGACGGTGGGAACGACTCAGCTCAAACCGACGGGAATATCGACGGCTTCGGACAGGGCATCGCCCTCGACAACGTGTCCGAGAGCCTCGTCTCGAACGTGAACGCGACCGGCGCGTTCGTCGGCGTCTACCTGAACGAGGCCGATGACGTCACCGTCGCAGACAGCACGTTTGACGGAAGCGACGACGGCATCGGACTGCGCGAGACGACCGACAGCACGATTCAGAACACCACCGTGACCTACGCTGGCAGGAACGGGATTGAGGCCGACGGCGTCACGAACGCGCACATTGCGAACAACACCGTCGAAGGAAGCAACCGCGGTGGTATCGTTCTGCTGGGGGACTCTGACTCCGTCACCGTCGACCGAAACACCGTCACTCATAGCGACGGTTCGGCGATCGAAATCGACGTCGACGGCACGCCCTCAGTACCGTTCGAGATTACGGACAACGAACTGAACGCCACCGGATCGACGAGTTCCGCCATCTACGCCAGACCGAACGGCCGGGCGAACGTCACCGGAAACACCGTCGTGGCGGGAGGAAGCGGCATCTACGTGCAGGCCGGCGGCTCGGTGGTCGAGGGCAACGACGTCCGAAACAGCGCCTACTTCGGCGTGTCCCTCGGCGGAGCGGACGGAAGCGTGGTCGTGGCGAACGAGATTTCGGACACCGGATCGCACGGTATTCGGATCAGCGATTCCGACGGCACGGCTGTCCGGGGCAACGAGATTACGGACGCGACCGACTATGGTGTGAACATCATTAACTCGAATGCTGTCACGCTGACGAACGACACGATCGGGAGCACCGACGCCGACTCGCTGGCGGTCGACGACGGATCGGACGTCA
Above is a genomic segment from Natribaculum luteum containing:
- a CDS encoding PKD domain-containing protein gives rise to the protein MSTLAAGTVVLSAVSAADSSSTVQADEGPNLLTNPGCDADDGSGSPPDGWNLVSTNVQCTDPTTVGGPPAPDGSDAFTDFSQDDNDAIVEQSVDVTGGAEYNLSGEVGKDSGTTDYAQIEVEFLDSGGSTLSGGVSKEVHPAADTYESFETSTVAPSNAATAIVRITLVDIDGTSYSDAYLNEVEFREVTSGVTAFPVSGVETGVEQTLDPSWTLHDDDYAEQDDDLGSEPADLVSFGGGDLAGDATEHDAGANVSLAGGHLQVNADGSFELTNPTQTGTFTFDYRIEDSSSSDEASVEITVDDNTLHNSGCEETDTDSNPMGWAVTTGSMTCLDLDEDDDTSHSSIDATSFAADFGGDAEAEQTVYVVPGKEYALEGYYGTDAGDDYGEVELEYMDENGDVIAGEGVTLSDLQSDSTTEFDQFSGSAVAPSGARQATIRLSMAHVDGGTYAGVYFDDLSFKPDPVPDAKDVGGLSIALDDTLAASVFDDHGNGTDYLGEPQGEVVSFGAGDLGGNVTTHAAGEVVTLAGGNLTVASNGSLELSGPTEPGTYTFEYRLKNEAGSDDATVTVTVEDTTPPTADAGADQTVDEDTALTFDGSGSTDNEAIDSYEWEFGDGTEATGPTPTHTYADPGTYTVTLTVTDTAGNSDTDTLNVTVRDVTPPTADAGGDRIVKSGQQLDFDGSGSTDNVDVTGYEWDFDDGATDTGETVTHTFDEAGTYDVSLTVEDDAGNTDTDTATVTVTEKVPIDTCTTIDSPGAHELVGDLESDETCIEITASDVHLDGKGYTVTSTASENEDSGILVDGSAGELSNVTVENVTLVDWDGGNDSAQTDGNIDGFGQGIALDNVSESLVSNVNATGAFVGVYLNEADDVTVADSTFDGSDDGIGLRETTDSTIQNTTVTYAGRNGIEADGVTNAHIANNTVEGSNRGGIVLLGDSDSVTVDRNTVTHSDGSAIEIDVDGTPSVPFEITDNELNATGSTSSAIYARPNGRANVTGNTVVAGGSGIYVQAGGSVVEGNDVRNSAYFGVSLGGADGSVVVANEISDTGSHGIRISDSDGTAVRGNEITDATDYGVNIINSNAVTLTNDTIGSTDADSLAVDDGSDVTVTNLTLSSATVSFDATDVMVDDEPSPPAGPASYQNASAFFDVTGNGSLTAAELGYDESAIEIDENALRLWRHDGSEWHTIDSDVNASRGVLTAHEIDKPSTLGAFGSGVDSIDARETTATASVSGELEVAATDDAGDPLEGVSVEVTDDGGLGGLSTGDTEATDENGTATFTVDEGDAGEYDVGFAWVADSTLNDTATVTVSNPPSDDSPSDDTSSSSPSRNDDDTDEDEVDVETHDDGSVSATISASASDPVSVDLGNFLSDEESETRYERVNLTFDEDTNVTFSARSTSLEELPKDTFPLDGDGSSEDSTDNASESDRAISYVEFTVSSGGVDASDRISSATVEFEVNTDTLDERGVDAGDVALHRYDADAGEWSELDTAVLSEGEQTVTYESTTPGFAMFAVGTVERQSPADESPSNGSTGEQTSDETGDEETEGQNDRDGTDNQDEGVPGFGISIALLALAVIAFLANRKHR